The genomic window TAAGAAGAATGCACCACCTGGACAGAAGGTTGGCTTCTACGGATCCAAGTGCACTGGGCGTGGTTGCGTTAGGTGGAGGGCTCAGCAGGCTAAGACACAGCAGAGGCAGCAGGCTTAATGGGCTTCAGTGTACTTACTCAATGTGCTTAACGTGCTTTTAATTAATTCGCCTAATAATTCACCCCTACTTCTGAACCTCCTCCTATAGTCCTGGAAAATTAACTGCACGTAATTGGGCGTTATGGTTACTTTAACATCCTTGAATACGTCGAAGTACACGTTAAACTTAACAGTATCCTCACCCGCCTGGAATGGTCCCGAGAAGGTGTAGAAGTTGGAGCCAGTAACCCTGATTATTAGGCTAGTTACCTTATCCCAGTGCTCAACAAGCTTCTTAGCCTCATCAATGTTCATAACCCCTAAGGAACCCTTAACTGCAATTAACCCACTGTAACTCTTACCAATCATCATTGCTGATATGAGGACTCCATTAATGTTGAAGTCCACGCTTCTAAACCTCCTGCTCCTAGTTAAGGTGATTACACCGTTAATCATTAACTTACCTAAACCTCAGATTATTAATTAAGCTTCCCTTAATTAACGGATCCTCAGTGTACTTAACGCATACCTATACGTTAGGCTCCATGGGGCTGGACTCCCAATGTAATGATCAAGGAATCCCCTCTCAGGCTCCGGCTTACCTGTCCTGCCATCTATCCTTGATGGTTGATTCCAAGTTAAGCCTTGTCTAACTAAGTTACTCCACTCCTTCTCAGCAATCTTCAACCACCCATCTACCCCAAGTTCCCTAGCAACACCCATCATTGAGAAAACTAGCCTAGGCCAGGATGAGTACGTTTGTGGACTATAACCTATAATGCCCTTATCCTCATCAACTAGATTCGGCGTAGTATATGGTGATGCTGAGCCATTAACCCTAATTATAGTCTCCATAGCCCTCTTAACCTTATCCTCATCAGTCACGTGGCCTAGGTCAAGCAGCATACTCCACCACTCACCCCAAATCTGGGCTAGGAATGATGCCTTACCGAAGTCTGGCTCATCCCAAGCCTTAAACCTATCACCAAGCCAAAGCCTATTGTACACACCCCTAGCCCTACTAAGCGTATCCTCAATCCTCTTTAAAGTTGAGCCATCATTCATTAACCTAGCCACCTCACGCATAGCCATTAAGGCAGCTAACCAGGTACTGACAGTGTAACTATCAACACCCTTAACAGACATGGCGTCGAAGGCTGTATCACCATCACCACTTAACTCCGGTACACCATCACCATCCTTATCCTGGCTTAGGACCCATTCAAAGGCCTTAACCAACTTAGGGTAAACCTCCCTAATGAAATCAGCATCATTACTCCTCTTAAAGTACCTATACACTAGGAGTATGTATGTTGTGTTTAAGTCCTTCCACCTAGGTGGCGCTGTGGTACCGTCCTCAACGTGATTCAGGCTATATATGCCTAGACTGTGAGGCACATAGCCATCATCCCTAATTGCATTAGTTAATTGTTTTAGGAATGATTTTTCGAGCTCCGGGAACATTAGGACTATTGGTAGTGAGCCTGTCTCATAGCATGCACCAGCTATTGTACCGTGGCATGGGCAATTCTCAACACCCTCAAGGATGCTGAATCTACCATCCTTAGTTAACCAAGTGCTCGTAGTCAATATATACGTACTGTTTATTATAGCGTCCTTAAGCCAATCGGGCAGTGATGGGTCAATCAACCTACCCTGCCAGTCAAGTGTGCTTGACCTAAGCCTATCGAAACTAGAGAGGAAATACTCAGCAACCTCCCTTGAATCCTTGAAGAAGTTCTCGTAGTAGTGATCATAATTGTATAGGTGCCACTTACCGTTAAAGAACCATGAAATGATGAACCTAGCCTCATCACCATCAGGAACCTCCACTGCAACTAAGCCAGCTGGGTCATCCCAGAGACCAATAACTTCATGAGGTTCCTCACCCCTTGGCATGCCACCAGCATCAATTGTCACCCATGGTTCAAGATTCTCGAAAGCCCCCTTCCAGGTCCTAGCCTTAAGGGCATGCTCAGGCTTGGCATTAATGTTATATTGAGTAATGGTGAATTTAGGCTTACTGGTAATTAGGGCCATATCACCCTTAGCTGGATCATTATCAGGAGCCTTAGTGTTGGTGAATAATACACCACCATTAATGCTCCTATTAATTCTACCAATTGGATTACTGCCAACCACATTGGGCACTGATACTACAACTAAGGCATCCGAACCCTTAACCCTCACAGTGAACCCCACTGCTGGTAATGAGGAATCCTTAATATTGCCTGGTATTATTGGTGTGAATGCCTCAACCTCAACATCAACACCATTCCTACTAGCCCTAAGCCAAGCAAAGGGCCAACGACCCTCAAAATCAAGGACCACACCCCTACCCTCAAAACCTATCACGTTAACAGTACTCTGCATGAAGAATCCAGGACTATT from Caldivirga sp. includes these protein-coding regions:
- a CDS encoding GH116 family glycosyl hydrolase; this translates as MVKYSSGDILLGGLPLGGVGSGGVELDNRGRLVNARFANNWGFPIRELRGFHVFVKPKNSPGFFMQSTVNVIGFEGRGVVLDFEGRWPFAWLRASRNGVDVEVEAFTPIIPGNIKDSSLPAVGFTVRVKGSDALVVVSVPNVVGSNPIGRINRSINGGVLFTNTKAPDNDPAKGDMALITSKPKFTITQYNINAKPEHALKARTWKGAFENLEPWVTIDAGGMPRGEEPHEVIGLWDDPAGLVAVEVPDGDEARFIISWFFNGKWHLYNYDHYYENFFKDSREVAEYFLSSFDRLRSSTLDWQGRLIDPSLPDWLKDAIINSTYILTTSTWLTKDGRFSILEGVENCPCHGTIAGACYETGSLPIVLMFPELEKSFLKQLTNAIRDDGYVPHSLGIYSLNHVEDGTTAPPRWKDLNTTYILLVYRYFKRSNDADFIREVYPKLVKAFEWVLSQDKDGDGVPELSGDGDTAFDAMSVKGVDSYTVSTWLAALMAMREVARLMNDGSTLKRIEDTLSRARGVYNRLWLGDRFKAWDEPDFGKASFLAQIWGEWWSMLLDLGHVTDEDKVKRAMETIIRVNGSASPYTTPNLVDEDKGIIGYSPQTYSSWPRLVFSMMGVARELGVDGWLKIAEKEWSNLVRQGLTWNQPSRIDGRTGKPEPERGFLDHYIGSPAPWSLTYRYALSTLRIR